In Bacillus sp. SB49, a single window of DNA contains:
- a CDS encoding bifunctional adenosylcobinamide kinase/adenosylcobinamide-phosphate guanylyltransferase, producing MHVVVGGACSGKRKYVREHFPSLNWVSAYESRQWCEWKTVHDGTLVLEGFEVWIREALQQGMTLEEVKKLFFTFVEDVRHAGRSVVFILLETGRGIVPMEKLDRDGRDLLGWLTQKLTGNADEVTYCWHGLWTTLKA from the coding sequence ATGCACGTCGTGGTCGGAGGTGCCTGTTCAGGAAAACGAAAATACGTCCGAGAACACTTCCCTTCTTTAAATTGGGTGAGTGCTTATGAATCCCGGCAATGGTGTGAATGGAAGACTGTGCATGACGGGACGCTTGTTCTCGAAGGGTTCGAGGTATGGATCAGAGAAGCCCTTCAGCAAGGAATGACGCTGGAGGAGGTAAAGAAACTTTTTTTCACCTTCGTCGAGGACGTCAGGCATGCCGGACGTTCGGTCGTATTTATCCTTTTGGAGACAGGTCGGGGGATTGTCCCAATGGAGAAACTGGACAGAGATGGAAGGGATTTGTTAGGCTGGCTGACTCAGAAGTTGACAGGAAACGCGGATGAAGTGACCTATTGCTGGCACGGTTTGTGGACGACGCTCAAAGCATGA
- a CDS encoding carbohydrate ABC transporter permease: MSEMVRKTERTLVKEQDRSERKRQKKSKSGSLWWMYLPALLVVSVFILYPFLNGIRVSFTDWNGFSQTKNWVGFEQYTRMFQDPDTWLVVKNTLLYGIGSTIFQNVIGLLYALLLNQSIRFKAVTRTIVYLPVIISPLVMGYIWYFFFAYQNGALNDVLMLFGMESVNALGNPDLNPWIIVFVNTYQFVGIAMIIYLAGLQGISKDYYEAANIDGASALQKFKSITLPLLMPAITINMVLNIIGGLKLFDVIVALTNGGPGNASQSMSTFMYSLYFNRQDAGYAATQGVLMAFIILILSLLALVYFKRKEVDAS; the protein is encoded by the coding sequence ATGAGTGAAATGGTTCGAAAAACAGAAAGGACGCTCGTTAAGGAGCAAGATCGTTCAGAGAGAAAACGACAGAAGAAAAGCAAATCCGGGTCCCTTTGGTGGATGTACTTACCGGCCCTTCTCGTCGTATCTGTGTTTATCCTTTATCCGTTCCTGAACGGGATTCGTGTATCCTTTACAGATTGGAACGGGTTCTCACAGACGAAAAACTGGGTGGGGTTCGAGCAATATACAAGAATGTTTCAAGACCCGGATACGTGGCTCGTTGTAAAGAATACGCTGCTATATGGTATCGGAAGTACAATCTTTCAAAATGTGATCGGTCTGCTTTATGCACTTCTGCTTAATCAAAGCATCCGTTTTAAAGCGGTGACGAGAACGATTGTATATTTACCTGTCATCATCAGCCCCCTTGTCATGGGTTACATTTGGTATTTCTTCTTCGCATATCAGAATGGGGCGTTGAATGATGTATTGATGCTCTTTGGAATGGAGAGTGTCAATGCGCTCGGTAATCCTGACTTGAACCCGTGGATCATTGTCTTCGTGAATACTTATCAGTTCGTTGGAATTGCGATGATCATATACTTAGCCGGCCTTCAAGGGATCTCTAAAGATTACTACGAAGCGGCGAATATCGATGGAGCATCCGCTCTTCAGAAATTCAAGAGCATTACCCTGCCGTTGTTGATGCCCGCCATCACTATCAATATGGTTTTAAATATCATTGGCGGACTAAAGTTGTTCGATGTGATCGTGGCACTGACGAACGGTGGCCCGGGAAACGCCTCGCAATCGATGTCGACATTCATGTACTCGCTTTACTTCAACAGACAGGATGCCGGTTATGCAGCGACCCAGGGTGTGCTGATGGCATTTATTATCCTGATATTGAGTCTGCTCGCTCTTGTCTACTTCAAGCGTAAGGAGGTCGATGCATCGTGA
- a CDS encoding ABC transporter substrate-binding protein, whose translation MNNRWYSLIVIAIIGVFLVGCSDSSASGDGDKTVLTFYSTATTEEDKQVLQETIKEFEEEYPDIDIEDNYPGSGYEDMIRVKMAANDMPDLFDTHGWSQQRYGEYVADLSDMEWVERLDPALDTILKDEDGMVYAYPLNQAKDGINYNENLLEEYGIEPPATFDEFMAALETIKKKSGGEVTPLWINGSDKSAFGQYFDQFATPLLVTDEENNYEEELLDGTFDWSNYTYLPEKLKEMQDEELLNKDVLTAQIQQRTQLMAQGKIGFVFGGGSIGTAVEELNPDVKVGVIPMPIIHDGDEPSWIGGERHTVAVSKNTEHMEEAETFIEYLARPEVAKKVAEGTSLPAGLTGIDADNYFKAYYDKYEGVMVEPYFDRIYLPSGMWDVMGATGQELLSDSMSPKEVSEKMSEEYTRLRE comes from the coding sequence ATGAACAATAGATGGTACAGCCTTATTGTCATAGCCATTATAGGTGTTTTCCTTGTCGGCTGCTCAGACAGCTCTGCCAGCGGAGATGGGGATAAAACGGTACTTACTTTTTATTCGACGGCGACTACGGAAGAAGATAAGCAGGTATTACAGGAAACAATCAAAGAATTTGAAGAAGAGTATCCGGACATCGACATTGAAGACAATTATCCGGGGAGCGGATATGAAGATATGATCCGTGTAAAAATGGCTGCAAACGATATGCCGGATCTGTTTGATACCCATGGTTGGTCACAGCAAAGGTATGGGGAATATGTGGCTGATTTAAGTGATATGGAGTGGGTGGAACGACTGGATCCTGCTCTTGATACCATTCTTAAGGATGAGGATGGAATGGTATATGCGTATCCATTAAATCAGGCGAAAGATGGAATAAATTATAACGAGAACTTACTGGAGGAGTATGGAATCGAACCTCCTGCGACATTTGATGAGTTCATGGCAGCTTTAGAAACTATTAAAAAGAAAAGCGGTGGAGAAGTGACGCCGCTCTGGATTAATGGTTCGGACAAATCTGCTTTCGGACAATATTTCGATCAATTTGCAACACCGTTACTGGTTACAGACGAAGAGAATAATTACGAAGAAGAACTATTGGATGGCACGTTTGACTGGTCCAACTATACGTATCTTCCGGAAAAATTGAAGGAAATGCAAGATGAAGAGTTATTGAATAAAGATGTATTGACAGCTCAAATACAACAGCGTACACAATTGATGGCGCAAGGAAAGATTGGCTTTGTGTTTGGCGGAGGCTCCATCGGGACAGCTGTAGAAGAGCTTAATCCTGATGTTAAGGTCGGAGTTATTCCTATGCCGATCATTCATGATGGAGATGAACCAAGCTGGATCGGCGGCGAGCGTCATACTGTCGCTGTCTCAAAAAATACGGAACACATGGAAGAAGCGGAGACATTCATTGAATACCTGGCGCGTCCGGAAGTTGCCAAGAAAGTAGCGGAAGGAACCTCTCTGCCTGCTGGATTGACCGGCATCGATGCAGACAACTATTTCAAAGCATACTATGACAAATATGAAGGTGTGATGGTCGAGCCTTATTTTGACCGTATCTATCTACCGAGCGGCATGTGGGATGTTATGGGGGCTACAGGCCAGGAGTTGTTGTCCGATTCCATGAGTCCGAAGGAAGTTTCAGAGAAAATGTCCGAAGAATATACAAGATTGAGAGAATAG
- a CDS encoding cold-shock protein, which yields MLQGTVKWFNAEKGFGFIEVEGQDDVFVHFSAIQGEGFKTLEENETVSFEIVEGDRGPQAANVQK from the coding sequence ATGTTACAAGGTACAGTTAAATGGTTCAACGCAGAAAAAGGTTTCGGTTTTATTGAAGTAGAAGGTCAAGATGATGTATTCGTACACTTCTCTGCAATCCAAGGCGAAGGTTTCAAAACTCTTGAAGAGAACGAAACAGTTTCTTTCGAAATCGTTGAAGGCGACCGTGGCCCACAAGCGGCTAACGTTCAAAAATAA
- a CDS encoding LacI family DNA-binding transcriptional regulator gives MTTIKEIALRANYSSSTVSRVLNHDTTLSVSPEARSKILSIAKELGYKTVQERKGTNTSKTIPGKVGVLICHSLEEELNDAYFIHIRQGVESECEKRGLDLAEVLRLSQLKAGKISDEIKNLIVVGRISEELLRALTDHLENVVYINHSTNDDVYDAVVIDFEHATRQAVEHLLELGYKDIGFIGGQEVEHFVDRTEDLEEGRKATFRKIMEEKGLFAEEKCLVGQFRISEGYRLMKEMIESSRVPEAVFASSDEMAVGALRALQENNYQVPDDVAIIGFNDIELASYASTPLTTVRVHTEEMGKTGVKLMIDRLEGRNIPMKVVLPTELIIRESCGSRKRDLQKKGIS, from the coding sequence ATGACTACGATCAAGGAAATAGCTTTGCGTGCCAATTACTCAAGCAGCACCGTTTCAAGAGTGTTAAATCATGATACGACGCTTTCCGTTTCACCGGAGGCGAGATCAAAAATATTGAGTATAGCGAAAGAATTAGGTTATAAGACTGTGCAGGAACGAAAAGGTACGAATACTTCGAAGACAATTCCCGGGAAAGTAGGTGTTCTCATCTGCCATTCCCTTGAAGAGGAATTGAATGACGCGTACTTTATCCATATAAGACAGGGGGTGGAAAGTGAGTGTGAAAAGAGAGGGCTGGATCTGGCAGAGGTTCTTCGATTGAGTCAACTGAAGGCTGGAAAAATAAGTGATGAAATCAAAAATTTGATCGTTGTCGGGAGAATAAGTGAAGAGCTTCTGAGGGCGCTTACGGATCATTTGGAGAATGTCGTTTATATAAACCATTCGACGAACGATGATGTGTACGATGCGGTAGTAATTGATTTTGAACATGCAACCAGACAGGCGGTTGAACACCTGCTTGAACTTGGCTATAAGGATATTGGTTTCATAGGTGGACAGGAAGTAGAGCATTTCGTGGACAGGACGGAAGATTTGGAAGAAGGAAGAAAAGCCACGTTTCGAAAGATTATGGAGGAAAAGGGGCTATTCGCTGAAGAAAAATGTTTGGTTGGGCAGTTCCGTATTTCGGAGGGGTATCGGCTGATGAAAGAGATGATTGAGAGCAGCAGAGTCCCGGAAGCAGTGTTTGCATCCAGTGATGAGATGGCGGTCGGCGCGCTGCGGGCACTTCAAGAAAACAATTATCAAGTGCCTGATGATGTAGCGATCATAGGGTTCAACGATATCGAGTTGGCTAGCTATGCGAGCACACCACTTACTACAGTTCGAGTGCATACAGAAGAAATGGGGAAGACCGGGGTGAAGCTTATGATCGACCGCTTGGAAGGCCGCAACATCCCAATGAAGGTGGTTCTTCCTACCGAATTAATTATTCGTGAAAGCTGTGGGAGCAGGAAAAGGGATTTGCAAAAAAAGGGGATATCCTAA
- the brnQ gene encoding branched-chain amino acid transport system II carrier protein produces MEKKIPFSTYAVIGTMLFGMFFGAGNLIFPIQLGQLAGTNFWPALIGFLVTAIGLPFMGILAIGLSGSSGLRDLAGRVHPIFGLGFAAVLYLTIGPFFAIPRTATVPFVVGFESFIPEGQTTLWLAVFSFVFFAIVYYFCLNPAKVMDYIGKYLTPAFLVFLFLLIIVALVRPMGSFQPPSGDYTDLAFMTGFTEGYNTMDALASLAFGIVVINAIKSKGITDKKAVAKATWKSGIFAMGLMMLIYGLITYMGASSVMSIGLFDNGGVIFAEVAKHYFGSFGAVLLGIIIVLACLKTSIGLIAACSEFFHEIVPKVSYKTFVFLLSFVSFLIANLGLTKIIQFAVPVLMFLYPIAIVLILLGLASSFFGNKQKVYTVSVAFTFFVSVIDGYNALKDSLPNAAVSFLDVVDSAYAAYLPFYDIGLGWIVPAVIGAAIGLLWPGHNDRGHTVPVDA; encoded by the coding sequence ATGGAAAAAAAGATCCCTTTTTCAACCTATGCCGTCATCGGCACGATGCTGTTCGGAATGTTTTTTGGAGCAGGGAACCTCATCTTCCCCATCCAGCTCGGACAGCTGGCGGGTACAAACTTCTGGCCGGCTTTAATCGGTTTTCTGGTGACGGCGATCGGCCTTCCTTTCATGGGAATATTGGCCATCGGGTTATCCGGAAGCAGTGGTCTGCGTGATCTTGCCGGAAGGGTTCATCCCATCTTCGGTCTCGGATTCGCAGCAGTCCTTTATTTGACGATCGGACCATTCTTCGCTATTCCACGGACAGCGACCGTACCTTTCGTCGTCGGTTTCGAGTCCTTTATTCCGGAAGGCCAAACCACCCTTTGGCTTGCTGTTTTCAGCTTTGTGTTTTTCGCAATCGTCTATTATTTCTGCCTGAATCCCGCAAAAGTGATGGATTACATCGGAAAATATCTGACACCGGCCTTTTTAGTGTTCTTATTCCTATTAATTATCGTAGCACTTGTCAGACCGATGGGCAGTTTCCAGCCACCATCCGGAGACTACACTGATCTTGCCTTTATGACCGGATTCACGGAAGGATACAATACAATGGATGCTCTTGCTTCCCTCGCCTTCGGTATTGTTGTCATCAATGCTATTAAGAGCAAAGGCATCACGGATAAGAAAGCTGTCGCCAAAGCGACTTGGAAGTCAGGAATTTTCGCCATGGGATTGATGATGCTTATTTATGGTTTAATCACCTACATGGGCGCTTCAAGCGTTATGTCCATCGGCTTGTTCGACAATGGAGGCGTCATATTCGCTGAAGTGGCTAAGCATTACTTTGGATCGTTCGGAGCTGTTCTTCTCGGTATCATCATCGTTCTTGCATGTCTTAAGACAAGCATCGGCTTAATTGCTGCGTGCAGCGAGTTCTTCCACGAAATTGTACCGAAAGTCAGCTATAAAACATTTGTGTTTCTGCTTTCTTTCGTATCTTTTTTAATTGCAAACCTGGGATTGACAAAAATTATCCAATTCGCAGTTCCTGTACTGATGTTCTTATACCCTATCGCCATTGTCCTGATTTTACTCGGACTCGCTTCTTCGTTCTTCGGTAATAAACAAAAAGTCTATACCGTTTCCGTTGCTTTCACATTCTTCGTCAGCGTCATCGACGGCTACAATGCTTTGAAAGACAGCCTGCCGAATGCCGCTGTTTCGTTTCTTGATGTCGTGGACAGCGCCTATGCGGCCTACCTTCCGTTTTATGATATCGGCCTTGGATGGATCGTTCCGGCAGTCATCGGTGCTGCCATCGGTTTACTTTGGCCCGGGCACAATGATAGAGGGCATACCGTTCCCGTTGATGCATGA